From the Suncus etruscus isolate mSunEtr1 chromosome 19, mSunEtr1.pri.cur, whole genome shotgun sequence genome, one window contains:
- the LOC125997584 gene encoding late cornified envelope protein 1F-like — translation MSCQQSQQCQPPPKCAPKCPPKCQTPKCPPKCPPKCPPVSSCCSSGGGGCCSSGGGGCCSSGGGGCCSSGGGGCCLSHHRRRRSSRHCQPSGGSSCCGGSSSCCGGGSSCGRGSSCCGGGSSQSSGGCC, via the coding sequence ATGTCCTGCCAGCAGAGCCAGCAGTGCCAGCCCCCTCCCAAGTGCGCCCCCAAGTGCCCACCCAAGTGCCAGACCCCAAAATGTCCCCCCAAGTGTCCCCCAAAATGTCCTCCTGTGTCCTCCTGCTGTAGCTCTGGGGGTGGAGGTTGCTGCagctctgggggtgggggctgctgCAGCTCTGGAGGTGGGGGCTGCTGcagttctgggggtgggggctgctgCCTGAGCCACCACAGACGCCGCAGATCTTCCCGTCACTGCCAGCCTTCTGGGGGCTCCAGCTGCTGTGGAGGGAGCTCCAGCTGTTGTGGTGGAGGCTCCAGCTGTGGAAGGGGCTCCAGCTGCTGTGGAGGGGGCAGCAGTCAGTCTTCTGGAGGCTGCTGCTAG